The window aaaactTATGAAATAATAATCTCTCAATAtaaattttaatcttttttgggGGAAGAAATTACAAGAACtactaaaattagaaaaagaatttaaaatgttAACAATTATTGTTATAAAATTTGgtattcaagattttcaagctTTTTTACATTCCAAATTATGGGAGTACAAGTGGCTCAACTATCTCTCCATACAACTATGTAAAATTTCCCAAGTTGCAGGGTAATAAAGTCATTTGACCATTGATGTGGTAAGCATTGGATTCCAATTGGTTGACCGGGGGAGGGTAAGTGATATTTTAAGAATCTTGGGGGAGGGCAGTAAAATTGTcattgaaattatcccaatttCATAAGTACGGCGAAACTTTTATTAAGTTTGTGGATGGGGTATGGGTTACTACTAGAGGCGGCAACCTGGATCAGaatccatttatccatccatTTGACCCTTAATTAaatgaatttggattgccgattTTCAGTGCTGGTTTTAAATGGTTTGACCAATTAAATCCACTTAAGTTAATGGTTTTAAATGGATTATCCATATAAACCATATAAAACCaattacttcaaaaaaaaaaaaaacgtcaaTCCCTCTGACTCTGAAGTTCCAAGCCAACAAGTTCTGAAGTTCCATAATACCCCAGTCGCTGCCATAGATAAATACCCCAGTTGCTGCCATGGATAAACTAATGATGCcttaatttctctttttttctgaatttttggtAACTGGTAAGACGAATCCCTAAATTGTCTAAGTGACGTTCTATTTAATTCTTCAATTAGAGCACTTGATTTAGCCAGAGTATTGAGATGCTGGTTATTACTATACCATAAATGAAAGCAAACCCTGGTTTTTGATGATGCTAAAGGTAGTATGGAAATGTTGGCCAACGGGTCGAAATGTATGAAGATGAATCATACGACCCGAATATTCTACAACTAGTGCGAGATTGTAGAATTTTGTTCAGATTTGAGGATTAGATCTTTGTGAGCTTTAATCCATTTTCTTCAGCAAACGGAGAAGAAGATGGATAAGAAATAGAAAGAAGAAAACAGCAGaggaaaatgaacaaaaaagataaagaaaggaATTTCCTATTTGATggttaaatggattttaaatggataattggataTCCATCATCCATTTGGATCCAATCCATATAcaaccatttaataaatggatttaAGTGGATTAGACCATTTAATCCATAATCCATTTATGTGAAACCAATTATCATCCATAtatccattttgacacctctagttaCTACTATTCACCAAACGAACAGATTTTTGGCTAAGTAATTAAATCACACTTTTAACAATGTCCACTTTGTCAAGagcaaaaaaattcttttttgaaaTGTGCATCTTATCGAACAATAATATGCACCTAAATGATAAAAATATGTAGTTTGGTAAAATGTACATAAATCCAAATATGCACATCTAAATTGATACAGCTGTGTATAGGTATAATCAAATTACACACATACAAGTCGCAATATGTGCACATAAGGGTAATTTTCTTATTATACTTACAATATTTCTTTTAATAGTTCATGACCTGTAACTCGCACCTCATTCAAGGGGTAGGGATGGGTTGGATGTTAGAAGGAAGAGAATGTAAGTGAAATGTTCTGGAATCGAGACCTCTCgcctatattaaaaaaaaaagaaaaaaaaactcaaacgtCATTCATAAATTTTCCAAAACTTACACcttcttttaaattttaaatcttTCTATTCCCTTTCTCCCAATTATCCCAAAATTTAAATTGGCTGGTGGGAACATGCAAAAATAACTACGGTAGTAGGTTTAAATGGATCTAGACTACTTCAAACCTTAGTTTAAATATCTGATAACGAAGAGGCAGGCACAACTACTTGAATGGGTTTTTTCTGAATGGATCTAGACTCCTTCACTTGAATGGGTCAAGCGAGGCCAAATTTGAGTGATGTTATTTTCAGCAGCACGAAAGACACCGTAACTTCTAAAATTATAAACAAACACAAAACTCCCTCAGTCATTGAAAGTTATAAACATATATAAAGGCCCCTTGGTCGTTACATGTATTGTTCGGGATTTTAAATATTCGTGAAACTGTATAAAAATCACAAGTCAAATATCTAAGCTATAGGGTTAACGATATAGGATGACGATTGAGAAACATTACAGTTAAGAGTTTTTTGTGGCTTTCAAAATTACATGGTTTTTCACATTCCTATTTTCCTTTTGTTATACACTTAAATCGATGTTGTTTGCCAGGATAAATATAAACGTGGCCCAAAAAGAGTAGGAACTATCTCGTGCACCAGCGTACGTAGTTTTATTGTATAATTGATACTAATACGTATATATTTGTTGGTAGTGAAAGTAGAAAGAAATTTATACTTTCATTCACTAGTTTGTTTGGAGTTCACAAGATTGCAAATGAGGTTGGAATAACATCTATTTTTACGGAAAGCAGAATGAATAATACATTAACTAACTTTAATACTTATACATGGAATAGTACATCAAGATGATAAAATTGAGTTGTTTCATGAGAAGATAAGTGTATCACATTAATCCTCTTGGGGAATTGAATGGACATCCACATCTATTTGTATTTGTTTCATAACAAGTTTGGTGTTTTTGCCATTTTTGTTTTGGGTAATCATGAAAAGTTTTAAGTCTCACAAAAAATGATAACTCTTTTTGTTTTAATCCGTCGAGACGTTGGTTTACACTATTATCTCGCTGCAACATAGTTCCAACAtatttctcaaaatattttcaTCTAACTTTGAATTCATGTATATTCCTGTTTGGTTAAGTTACACTGAATTTCTTTAACAATTATCATTCAATTCAATATACTTTAAAATAAGTTAAATTAAAAGAACCGTTTTCTCTTAGTCTTAAAAAGAATTAAGTTAGTAATATTCATATTTGAGAACAACACGTTACCCACACTAAGTCTAGAAAAGAATTACTGATGTATCAGAATTATCGTTTTCGAAAAAAAAGATGTATctgtttatttaaaaaaaaaaaaaatcattgttTCACTAATTTAGATacaaaaaatcaacaaaattgaGATGATGTACAGATTATTGAAAAGGGGCCAATTTTGTCAAGACTTCATGTTTTCTCACCAAAGCTATTGAGCACCAATCTCaaaaaagtcataaagagccaagccaaagcaaaaaaaaaaatcaataaggAAGGCAACAAACTGGCCTGTACGGTGACCTTATCCTTTTGGATTCATTTCAGCGGATAATGATTCATTTACACTTGATAGTGATGTAAATCTGCATCCATCTTCAAAAGCAAAAAATACCTCCCTTGTTTCCTGTTAATGATCATGGAAGTCATCTATAGCATCCTAGTTCTCAGTTTCTTGGTAGTCTTAGTTGCTATAAAACatcttcaagaaaacaagagaacaCTAAAGCCTCCAAGTCCACCAGCTCTCCCAATTCTAGGCCATCTGCACCTCCTGAAAGCTGCCCCTCACCGTGCTCTTCAACTTCTCTCCATCAAATACGGCCCCCTGATTTCCCTTCGATTTGGGATTCGTCCTATACTTGTTGTTTCCTCACCATCTCTTGCAGAGGAATGCTTCACTAAGACTAATGATGTTATCTTTGCTAACCGACCAGGGTCCATTTCTGGCAAAATCCTTGGCTACAACAACAGTACTATCGGATTCTCTCCTTATGGAGACCACTGGCGAAATCTCCGCCGTGTTACCACCATCCATATTTTTTCTTCCGCTAGTCTCCACAACTTTTCCTCAATCTGGACAGAGGAAATCCGTTTCAGTGTCAGGAAATTGTTCTCAATGAACTCTGATGACAAAGTGTGGAAAGATGTAAACATGAACTCTGTGTTCTTGGATTTGGTATTCAATGTGATCATGAAAATGCTTGCAGGAAAAAAATGGCCATCTGATAAAACAGCTGATTTGTTTTCGCTGATCTCCTTCATGGGTATTTGTGATTATGTCCCTGTCTTGAGATGGATTGGATTTCGAGGGTTGGAGAAAAATTTGAGCAATTTACAGCAAAAGAGGGACAAATTATTCAGGGATCTCATTGATCAAACTAGGAAAAAGGAAGGTGAAGGTGGCTCATGCTCGACTGAGCAGAGAAGAACTGTTATCCAAGCATTGCTGTCCCTTCAAGATGCTGAACCTGAATTCTTAACTGATGAAACTGTCAAAGGGATCATACTAGTAAGCCAACTTGccatttctcttttctccttaaCATAATATTTTTTGCTTTGGTAATTATTGCTCTTTATATCCGGTTTCTATTTtcatatttcatttttttttaatgcaaatCAACCTTTTCTCCAATTAGTCAGTGAACTCCTCTTCTAGCTGGTAATCTCTTATGTTAGGCTTTACATTCATTTTGACAATACATGCCTTGTTGTTCTTCTAGATTATGTTCACTGCTGGAGTACACACTTCAGCTCTGACCATGGAGTGGGCTATGTCCCTTATGCTAAACCACCCCCAGGTattgaagaaggcaaggagtgAAATAGACAACAACGTTACACAATCAGGGCAATTGATTGAGGATTCAGATCTCTCCAAATTGCCATATTTGCGTTGCATAATCAAAGAAACACTTAGACTTTTTCCTGCAGCACCAACTCTTTTGCCTCATTATTCATCTGAGGATTGCACCATAGGAGGCTTCAAAGTTCCTAAAGGCACAACTTTGTTAGTAAATGCTTGGGCTATTCACAGAGATCCGAAGGTTTGGGAAGAGCCAGCCAAGTTTAAGCCAGAAAGGTTTGAGGGAATTAATGAAGGGGCTTGCGATGAAGGGTTCAAATTTATTCCATTTGGAAAAGGTAGGAGGGCTTGTCCAGGTGCTGCCTTAGGCATGAGATTTATTAGCCTGACGTTGGGAACAATGCTACAATGTTTTGATTGGGAAAGAGTAGGGCCTCAATTGGTGGATTTAGAAGAAAAATCTGGTATAACTTTGGACAAGGCCAAGCCTTTGGAAGCATTGTTCAGGCCACGCTCATCCATGATTGAATTGGTTTCTCAGCTTTGACTAAAGAACATGACTGGTGGCTTTTGAAGATTGTATCATAATACTATCTGAAATACTTAAAGCTCAAACTACAAAGGTGCACCTATTGCAAAGTgtgaaaaaaagtgaaaataagaGGAAGGAGAATATAAGCATGAAAATCTTTCAGTCTATGCAGTTATTAAAGATTAAATAGGCTTTGAACTAAACCGTGTttggctttttctttttgttttttaatattGGTCTTTTCAATTCACTGTAAGTGCATCTACTGGAGGTCTTTGGTTTTCCACATTTGTAATTATAGAAAATCTTCAACCTTAACTGCGTTTCTTTATTGTTACATAAAGTGGTTTTGGGGCttcaacaaaacaagcaaaaagaATGTCTTATGACTAGAGATGCCAATCACAATCCAATTATATTGATTCGTCCAAATCCGCCCACCAATGATCGGCTCAAACTCACCCACTAATTTtgaatgaatttaaatgagtacCCAATTAAATTCATTTAATTAGTGAATACTGAGTTAACTTGATTAATCCATTTGTAtccatttaaaaataattagacATTTATACTCAACTTTTAATTAGtgttaagcaaataaatttgaatttcttatCAATTTAATAACAATAAATACCGTTATTTCTTATCAAATAGCATGCAAAAAAAGTAGAATTGTAAGTGACTCATAAATAGATAATTGGGTATATCTATACTCATTTATTAAATGAGTATAAATGAATTGACTTAATTATACCGACTACTTAATTATGACCGCCCAAACCACCCAAATCACTCATTTTAGCACATCTACTCATGAGTAGCGAGGTTATCGAGCTAACTCGAACCCAATTGTGGGTAACTCGAGCTAGACTTCAAAGAAAATTAGCTAAGCTCAAATTCAAGTTTAAGTTCGACAGTGAATTTCCTTTCTTTGTCATAACTCAGTGCATGACCATCTTAAATTTATCCACCAAAACCGTTGCTAAGTTAGCTTAAGAACTCTTTTATTGGTATCAGTGTCTTTTATTTCACATTCACTCAAAACTTTTACATGTTTAACTTCCTTTGGCATACTtttttctttgtcaaatttttGTTGGCGGTGTATAAAGCTTTCATGTTTTTCATATATCTGTTTGATGTATTAGACATGCATAATTTTGATGTTGCAACTAAGTTTATGAAGATATAACTCTTTTCGCGAGTTATAGGTACATATTCACCATTTCGAATCCCAGattattagattttttttttttggttttgcatttttttgaattttcaatttatttgtgaacttttcaaattaaaatttgtTCTATTAGAATGATGACAGGTATTTTAGAAGATGTCTGTAGCTAATTATAAGTTCAATTTATCCGCAGTCTGGTGAACGTTGAAGGACCAATACCTGTTAAGATCGCAAAACTAATTTTGGAGTCTCCAGAACACATAATTCTTAAAGAATATTcaagccatttttttttttcagggttcgTTTTCACACTCTAATTTTTTAACTCTACATCAGTTAATCAAAtgacttcaaaattttttcacatatcaaaataaagaaatataACTTGAAGCAACTTGACATAAATTACCCTGGAATGATAATGCAATAATATCTGCTACATAAACTTCTCATTtatgtcccttttttttttttttttttaacttctcaGTTATGTCTAACTGCTTCTAAAAAATGTCAGTGTCAATATAATCATTAAGAAGAATAATGTTGGACTGCAAAAGTGGACTTTAAGAGTAGGTTCAAGAAAAAAGGAGACTGTGCAATTAAATGGCAAACAACACTTTGATAACAATACATATTTACTTAAGAAGAATTGTATAAAAGAATAAACGCAAAGACTAagattgtaaattttttttattttttttaaatataagaaTCACCTATTAAGCTctataattaatattaaatcTAAAAAGTCAATTATTTGGCCTTTAAAACTGTGTTCACAAACTTTTTATCTCTTCATATTCAGATTTTATATAATGTTTTAGCAAAATCAATACGAACACATGAGAAAACTATCTCTAAAAGGCTAAGGCCGTAAAATAAAGAGAATGACCAAGGCAAACAAAGAGCAAAAATGAGCAAAATATGACATGAAATATTTGTCTCTAAAAAAGGACAAGCTCAGTGCTAAGAAAGGTATAAAAGTTTCCTAGAAAAAGAAGCTTAGAACCATACAATTTTAACTAACCTATTTCACATTTGAAGttagaataattaaaaattCAATGGACCGAACTATTGTCTTGAAATAATATGATGAGTTTTGCAATTCTACGGTAGATTCATAAAAGTGCATAAGAAACACGTGGGATAACACTGTTGAGAATGATTGTTCACTGACTAACGAAATATGATTTCATCACAACTCCAAATATTATCATATAAATTTATAAGTAAGATAATTAAGTAGTATTATCTTAAAACTAAAgggagaaattttgtttcaatgtCGACAAATGCAACGTGCATTTTCTTAGTGTATTATTAAAAACTTGTCCAAGGATTCTTCCATTTTTATAATAGGTGTTATCTCATTTTATATGCTAAAATTACTAAATTAATTTTGAGAGGTCGTTAAGTCTATTCTATATCCAAAGTACCCCTTCAGATGATAAACTATTTAGGGGGAAAAAACTGTGAATTTGAACATGCCTAAaagaattaagaaataaatttacAATAAGGAAAGATAGACTTATTATCATTAGTGGTGACTGAAAGCATTTTTTGTTTGAGTGAGAATGGCCCCTATTTTTTAttagataaaaaatttaaagaacTAAAGATGCTCATAAAATAAGATGAAACAATAAGGGAAGGAAATAAATCAATCCATTAAGGCTGTAGGCGAGGAACTTTAAAACTTCCTACAAAGATATTCTAGAATAAGTCTGAAAATAATAGTAACAAAGTTGGTTTACATTAATAGCTTGAACAACACaagaaaattattaaaaatttttagtaTTTTGCCATAGAACACAAGCCACCTTATGAATTATACTTGTTTGACAATATCAAAACTCTTTCCACAAAGCACTTAAACACCACATACATTCTCACACTCGAGCTCGAATCTAGCTCAAATCTAGGATCGTTTACACCCAATACATGAGTGGTTGAGTGATCCAGAAATGGGCTGGATTTtttaaactgaaaaaaaaaatctttttatatttgtaatgatttgacaatttagatttaatcatttaataagTCCAGATTTAgggggggagggttgggttgggtggtacggggggagggagtgtaagcaagaggtctcgggttcgagtcctcccgcttacacaaaaaaaaaaaaaaaaaattccagatttggaTGTATTGGATGGTAACGGAGAAGCGAACGTAGAACAAGattttaaaagaaaaggtcCTTAGTTAAACTGCAAATTAACTCATGTGATTAGCTCGTGATTGTCCACACGGCGGATCGAAAGTGGTAAGAGATGACACTAAAGTATCAAATATATGTTGTCCCGTACTATTTGGATTTCAGTGAGGTTTATGGAGTAATGTGAAATCTCAGCGTGCAAAAAGGGGCCGCAATCAAGAATATTTTGACTGATCAAGCGCCTGCATTTTGTCTTCTTCCTATTATTTGTTTCTAAAATGCCATCCTAAGGTGCATTACTAAATAAAGGCCCATTTGGTAAAtaagttttttgggtgtttgtttaaaattttactgtaatttactGTAAGAGTTGTAGGAaatatttttgaagtgtgtaaatttttggatattttgatgTGCATAGTTTTAAAgttttaagaaattttttgagattaatatagttaaaataatttaaaaacttgtAACAGACAAATTTGACAAAAAGCTTGCTTGCCAAACATGCCCAAAATTTGCTTTTGACCACTTTGCAGATCAAAATAGCCTTCGGATTTGTAAACATTATTAGTTTAAAGAATTACTCTAGAGTGCAATTTAGAAATCCATTGTAAACGAGAACAAGCCATATAACAAGATGTCAAACAAACTGTAAGGATTCAAACGCGgaataaacaactattgagatatcaaatgtataacaatttaatgaaaaacaaaccacaagtatgaaagataaacgacacacaACATTTAACGTGGTTTGactccaccattgagcctacATCTACGGAGAGAAacttgttctttattatgagagaaaaatcttatacaagaatacaacttgaacccaaaacccaacccttgtataccatctctcatgtCCCAAAAACCCTCTCtcacaccccatgtataaggttACATAATACCCCTTGTGTTTGCTTGTGTATCTTTGTAGTATGCCAAtctacctatttatagagaacattactgtcaaaaaatcaaataacaattggaaaccaatactaTTTTCTAAACTCATATAAAGTAGAAAATAGTATCTAATTCTAGTTAAATAGGGCtttacttgactactacttcaagtaactaattccaattaggaaactagctACTTCCCACACCAAATAGGAATcttgactaaaagaaattaagccaatttcctaacaaatctctACCTTGGCGaatatttcttttagcaaacCATCCAAAAACTCCATTTGCCTTTAACTATCAAATAATATGGTACCAAACTACACACCCGAATCAATACAGTCCTGccaccaaattgattcaatcggcaAATGAACATGTGTAGTTACCATGAGTCCAACCTGCAGTTGACTCGTGAGAAGGTGCCTCAATTCACCATCTCCCTTTGCAGGATTTCTTCTCACCACCACTTGCAATCTAGGATGCCCTTCTGTGAGCTCTAACCCTAACCATTGAGGCAATTAAGTGGTAAAGTCgccatacttcttcccatctTCAGGACTGTCTCGCCACATATAGTTTCCAAGACTCCACCTAAAACAAAAAACTCGTATCTGTCAGAGTCTTTTGGCGCATAGAAATTAGATCTCCTTGTTTCTTTGGGACACGTGCCATACTATCCAAAAAACATAACAAAAATCTAAAATCCACCGGGATGAAGTATCAACCATTGGAGGTGTGAGAAAGTCTCCACCGATTCACGTCCAAAATCAACATTGGAATTCACCTTTTCCTTGACCCTTGAATCACCTGCCTAGATTCACCGTCAAGCATCTCcatatttttgacttttcatcCTTTACCATCAATGCTTTTTGTCAAGCTATTGAAACAAGGATACTACCtattaaattgttcaattggtGACAGCTACCAATCCACTTGATCTCAATAGTTAACTAGGATCCAACTACGAATCTTGAGCAGTCCAATCTCGCAACCaacctctgataccacttgttaggattCAGGTGCGGAATAAgcaactattgagatatcaagtgcataacaatttaatgagaaacaagccacaagtatgaaagataaatgacacacaacatttaacgtggttcgactccaccattgagcctacgTCTACGAAGAGAAACCCGTCTTTATTATGAGGGGAAAATCCTATACAATAATACAACTTGAATCCAAacccaacccttgtataccatctctcatctcccaagaaccctctTTCACAacccatgtataaggctacatgatgCCCCTTGTGTCTCCTTGTGTATCTTTGTAGTATGTCAATCTATttatttatagagaacattactgccaaaaaatcaaataacaattggaaaccaatactattttctaaactcatatagagtagAAAATAGTATCTAATTCTAGCTAAATAGGGCTTTACTcgactactacttcaagtaactaaatccaATTAGGAAATTAGTTACTTTCCATACCAAATAGGAATcttgactaaaagaaattaagtcaATATCCTAACACAAACTAAGAAGAATTTTTTTCAACAACAGTCCTTTATTCAACCTTTAAAATATCCTTTTCATTTGTTCCAGTTGAAAAGAATTACTCAACGATCAATTTTTTACAAAAGTCCTTTTGAATATCTGTTGGCGcatacaaaatttaaaattgtatTGTTATGTTAGGCTTTACTTTCATTTTGACAATAAATGCCTTGTTGTTTTGAGTGATTATGTTTACTGCAGGAATACACACTTCAACTCTGACCATGGAGTGGTTTATGTCCCTTATGCTAAACCACCTTGAGGTATTGGAGAAGGTAAGAAATGAAATAGACAACAATGCCACACAATCAGGGCAACTGATTGAGGATTCAGATCTCTCCAAATTGCCGTATTTAT is drawn from Coffea arabica cultivar ET-39 chromosome 1c, Coffea Arabica ET-39 HiFi, whole genome shotgun sequence and contains these coding sequences:
- the LOC113712220 gene encoding cytochrome P450 81Q32-like, which translates into the protein MIMEVIYSILVLSFLVVLVAIKHLQENKRTLKPPSPPALPILGHLHLLKAAPHRALQLLSIKYGPLISLRFGIRPILVVSSPSLAEECFTKTNDVIFANRPGSISGKILGYNNSTIGFSPYGDHWRNLRRVTTIHIFSSASLHNFSSIWTEEIRFSVRKLFSMNSDDKVWKDVNMNSVFLDLVFNVIMKMLAGKKWPSDKTADLFSLISFMGICDYVPVLRWIGFRGLEKNLSNLQQKRDKLFRDLIDQTRKKEGEGGSCSTEQRRTVIQALLSLQDAEPEFLTDETVKGIILIMFTAGVHTSALTMEWAMSLMLNHPQVLKKARSEIDNNVTQSGQLIEDSDLSKLPYLRCIIKETLRLFPAAPTLLPHYSSEDCTIGGFKVPKGTTLLVNAWAIHRDPKVWEEPAKFKPERFEGINEGACDEGFKFIPFGKGRRACPGAALGMRFISLTLGTMLQCFDWERVGPQLVDLEEKSGITLDKAKPLEALFRPRSSMIELVSQL